Genomic segment of Hydractinia symbiolongicarpus strain clone_291-10 chromosome 5, HSymV2.1, whole genome shotgun sequence:
AAAATcccaatcaaatttttttcttcatcagcATGAATGCTAACAGTGCAACCTACAGTAGATTTACAAATTGTTTACaaagtgaaaattttattgcaatcaTGTTTACAGTATCAATTGGTAAGTCAAGAGTTAAACCtctgtatttttagaaattctctTTCAAAATAGAAGCATGAAGGCTAAAAAAACCCAAAAGAGAAACAAAGAAGACAATAACTGCCCCATAATACAGAGTTGATAAATAAGTAAAACCAAccgtatttatttgttaaaatatctaCAACTGAGTTTAGGTCGTTACgagttttttctcttttgttttcTGCAGCGATGTTGGAAATATCTCGGAGTGTTACAACTTTCCCACATTCTCTCGAGAGTTCCTGCTGCAATAACTTTTTGTTGACATTCATCGAGAGCAGGTACTTAGCCTTTTCCTTGCTTTGGTCTGTGAGACGCCTTTGTTTTGGCAAGTGGTTGAACAACTTCTATGAAAAATATACCATTTAAATGTATTACATTATaacattaacattaaaaatcaaatttatattaaaaagattacttttaattttattatgtatatacAGATAataaatgaaggcagcaggaatTGAACCCGCAACTGCAAGGCAAGAGCCATGCCGTTTTTCCGTTAAACTATACCTTCGAACATAACAATTTTTAAGTTGACTTTGTACATTATTTTTACGTCTTAAGTTATATATGACTGAACACTTTATTATTGTtactattatattattattattatattattaggtttcaatattttattgtatttattatataGTAGTCATTTATATGTAATTGTCAGTGTACAGCAATGTTTAATCTCTGAAATACGCCACAACAGGGTGGCGAAACGTCATAAAGGTAAATGATGTTTATCATAAAAATTGTACCACTGTGTGTAGCTAGCAGTTACCTGGTTGAGTTCATGATTATGTTTATCAACTATATCTTTTACTTCTAAAGTTTGGCCATCTGCAGATGCCCTAATCTTGATACTAAATGGGCAGTTATTCTTCAGTGTTCtgcaataaagaaaaaagaacagtAGCTAGCTAGGCTAGGTGAACACAGAGGAACAGAGCTTGCTAAACTAATACTATGCagaaattattttcaataaaaagctAGAAATAAATAACTTATTGATATCTACTTACTGCGAGGAGCGTTTTCCTGAACTTTCTGAGTGAAATTTACGACCACCATGAACACAAGACAGTTTTAGCTCATAATATTTTAACTCAGGATTTAGTGTTTTCTTTACTCTCCCTTGAGAAGCTTTTATTGTCCGAGAATCTCTAATCCATAAATCTACGAAGTGTGATGCTTTAAAACGTTCTAATTTATTACATAAATCCTTATAGCTCGCAAACTTTTCACCAACAGTAAATGCACCATCAACATCATCCGCCATTACGATTATGTCTGAATGATGTTAAGTACGCGATTTGGCGGGAAATTTACTGCCGGCAGAATAATTTTCTTCCTTAACCAGCCGGTACCGTCCGACTAACGCGTGTTACTATTTCCGCCGGTACCGGCAGAATATACACTCCGAATTACTTACTTGCTAGCTACgcaaaatagtgctttgattagAGTGCCTTTTTTCCTTAAAGaataagcaacaaaaaacctttatccTGTCTTGCATAGTTCTTCCATGACTGGACACTCAACTCCTTAAATAACTTCCAAATGACACTTTGTGGGActacttctatcagataaaaagatataaatattcgcacaggattttttttatatttttgcagaaaagttgtcgaaacgtgacaagtttattgttgcttgcactgagcagtcggtgaactgataattaacCTGTAACAATATACAGTTAgctgatgcaggataattagcTAGATGCTAGGCCTAGTATAAGTAGCCGTTaaaaattatatctttttttgcaaaatcgtttcttgttctttttcttggttttaattgaagcacaactttatgttgatctatataaatatagatggctatggggAGATCGATAACGAAGAAAGCTGTATAAGTAGCTGTTTAagcggctaattatactgtacgcaccgtatatataattattctgcatagataaatagaatgtctgtatattttatatggctagccttacaaatcctgtctattatttccaggaaaggCCATAGCTTAGatagggagtcctagagtacttaatgctcattttgagctatgcggATCCccctctaccagacaactccctgtagcatccaacagcccacatagTGTGTCATCTCCCCAAGCTATGGTGCCATTGAAAAcggctaactattctgttactgactaattatcagttcttctTGTGCCTAATTTGGTTGAGAATCTTTCCTGAGATCAACtcaaagtatcacaaaatatttttctaagattttatagaaatgacttgattttttataatgtcatggaatatacctgtgcatcacatcgcatggatttgtatctttgtattaaattccctttttaaatcaaagaggcaaagagaggttaaagagacaatatttaaacaacctggttttaatgcagtttatggtaaaattgtattcttgtttcttatttttaaaatgtacttactttttcagatcagctgttatcacaccatgcaccatcagcattttcaaaaaattttcaacaagagagtaaattttgaaggcctaaatactgaaatattcaaatgttaatatgtatttattgctgaattaatgaacaatgaactacttcatcattcaaattaagctcgttcagaagttattataatCAAATCGTCAAGTTTCTACATagcaagatttgtattctggaatttcccgaattttcctgatcactttaaaaatatccagttgaagttttaactgttattttagaatactttatatagctatgtaaaaattttattttttatttattgagttgtattttaacattgcaggttagttacaaaaatagttGAGAATCGTGATActcgtgatttgtttaccccataattctccgttttcaaggtctactttaaatttcaaaatctttcagggtaatgacggaaatcttaaagccgcagggcttcttgtttgatCTTCATATCAAAATCAAGAAGATATTTTGCAGCTAATTCGCCGCCGAATTCGCCATTCACAATTAATAAAATCCCCCCGAAAAAACCCTTTATGCATATTTAATGAGGTTTATTTTGTGTTATTGTTACTTTAATTCTTCAGTGTTGCAGAATTTAAACTTGTTTCGACATTTCTTGACGTAAATATTCTCTCTTTTGTCAAACAACGCAGACAGGTTAAGGGGTGTCACTAggattaaaagtgtaaaagGTGATCACACACGGAACTTGGCAACACAATAGTCAGAATAAAACACCCTCCGAAGAAGAGCGTAAGGAAACTACAGCGACCGTTGGTCAGCTGGATATAACGTGCGCATTAATGAATGTCGGTGTagtctacaaaaaaaaaaaagaaaacaacgacTAAAAAAGTAAAGAACTGGTAGCGAGCGCAGGGagttttgtttttcgttttcGTTGGAAAGAAAATAGTAAGTATACTATATACTGTCTTTGAAATACATAGGTTTTCGTGCTACTTCTGGAcgaaaagtagctagctagatattaGGTAGTAGACAAAAGTGAGAAATCTAGCTATAGCTGATTTATTAAGAGCTATtattattagctagctagccaatcACGCTGCACACTTGTGGTGGTTTAGGTATAAAATCATGTTGGTTTGCAATTTTGCGAGTAAACATAGGGCCTATAAATGCTtacccagaaaattttattgcaaaccagCTGCAGATCAAGTACTTGGATCATTGGAAAAAAATTAGGAGACCTGGGACAAGCAAAAGAGTGTCAttttaaagtttgaatgcatatCCCTTTACAGGTCtaaaaattactgatgaaaTTGGCTATCACTTAGCTATAAATaagacatcataatttatgccgcataattaaatttgaaattcttCAAATGTAATTATATTgagatctttttaaaaaatataagacttgttaaccaattttttaagctctataataaagtccaacatcattatGTTTTGCTCTTACTGGTTTAAATAAAGTGATTTGATGATTAAGTAGGGTATCATTGACACCTATAATTAGGAGGTGTAGTCCATAATACTGTTACATCATACTTAATAGTTTTCCCTAACTGTTTTATATATAATTGTGCTACAAAACAAGTGGCTTTAAACCTCAGACTGAGAGGCTACTAAAGGTACTGATGTATAAGGTAATATATGCGGCAACCATGTAATACATGTAATTCAGTAGCTATTTGAACCTAAAACTATCAAGGTTTGAAGCCACAAAAACTTCAGTAAAAAAGGCTTTTCTAAAGGACCTAATGACCTTAAATGACAAACATCCGCCTTctaaaacacatagattttctggctgTGTTGAGGcttgggtcactgatgaattaataatagctatccaaaaaaatactttttaaaacggaaagcatcaaaacaAAATCTATTCTAGACTGGAaagcttttaaacaaaaaaggaaccaggtaataaGACTCCAAAACCGACTCAAAAACATATATAATGATGTTTACtatataatgacgttttgcaggattTTCAAAAACGAccaaaacaacttaaaaaccTTGAAAAACTGGTTCCTAATAAGTCAATACTACCTCAATAAAACGAGTAGTCTAAAATGATGGTACAGAAACATGTCAGCCAAAAGAAATTACAAACacatttaattcattttttgtcagtgttgatGCCAAACTAGCCTCAAAATTTTCTTCTGGTACTACTAATGTTATCCACCTGTTAGCAGACACGATTTTCAGTGGGCTTCTATTGAAAATAATTagtcagcccttaaaattagaatttttttatgttgactGCCGACGTTGGATACATTTGAACTGATTTGCGTCGGCATCGcatctgcaattttttttgcagtaaaatatttcagctggcaaaaaatTTCATTATTCACTTTATATTGGGGCTAGACCTCACATAATTTGATGTATTGATCTCCTAAGAGATTGCAAATGGAAATGGAGAACAAATTGACCTACCTTCCCGATGGTGTACGTTGTGCACTTGTTATTTATGAACCGAAGGTCAGAGGATCATTAAGTTGTATATCACAGAAGTCGCCTGTGACATGCttcaaaaatgcttgtcaccggcACAGTTCACCATGAAGCATGGTGAAACTGTCCAGGAGACTCAATTTATAGAGTCTTCACAGAATATCTATTTTCACAAAACCAAGGGCAGGgatgacttattgcctgctgtgtcttgtgggagagagaacttccggacttctttttaatacaatatacaatttttcaattattattattacgaatCGAATGGCACCACAGTATTTCTGTAACTTACTGAAAAAGGAGTGTAATTATTTTTCAGTCGCAATGAGTAGCTCAAACAATACCACAATTAACATTATGATGAAATTTCTTTCAACTTTAAAATGATAACAAGTTGTGCTTAAAATGTTTGTTATAGTGTGAATATTAACAGtgtaaattttttgtatttgtgaGCTTTGGTTCTCGAGATTGTCGTCGCCATAAAGGTGGTGATTAGGACTTTCTGTTCGGTAAAATGTTAACTTGTGTGACGTGAGTCCACAGGGATGTAAACAAACGCATTCTGAATGAACAAAGCAGGAGAATGCTAAACTGTGCCTTGTCTaagagtaattttatttatcatattttaaattaagtatctttatcaaaataaaataatgtttcaccattttaaatataaatttagaattttagACATGAGTTATCACTTAGAAATTAagtatttttgtgttatttttgtatataaaacTAGTTACTTATTTATATCCATATAAATATTATTGATATTAAGTCAATCAGCACAGTAGCAATTATTTCTTTGAATTTAAAAGTGAATGGTATTACAGACCTACAAAAAAAGACGTTTTTCATAGGACAGTTGGGTTAGCAAATCATGGATGGTCAAATCACAAACTGTGATAAAATGACAAATAATTGAAAAACTACACTAATAGGGCCTCCCTTTAAGCAATTCATAATCACAGGAATAATGTCCTCcatatttttgcatgttttattTGAAATCACTTTTTCCATCATCTAAGGTTTAAATTTACATAGCTAAAGCAAGGAATCAATGGACAACAAAAGATGACGAATGTGATAAAACGTTAAAAGTAAACCAACCTAACCAAAACTAATTATCCGAAAATTTTCCTGTTTTCCCTTTAACAtagaatttcaatatttttttagagaaaatgGAACATAAGAACTATGAAAATTACAGAGACCGG
This window contains:
- the LOC130645925 gene encoding uncharacterized protein LOC130645925 — encoded protein: MADDVDGAFTVGEKFASYKDLCNKLERFKASHFVDLWIRDSRTIKASQGRVKKTLNPELKYYELKLSCVHGGRKFHSESSGKRSSQTLKNNCPFSIKIRASADGQTLEVKDIVDKHNHELNQKLFNHLPKQRRLTDQSKEKAKYLLSMNVNKKLLQQELSRECGKVVTLRDISNIAAENKREKTRNDLNSVVDILTNKYGWFYLFINSVLWGSYCLLCFSFGFF